The Pelobacter seleniigenes DSM 18267 genomic sequence GCAGATTTTCCATCAGCGGCTTATCCAGATCGATACACCCTTTGGCACCAGGGCCCACCACCAGTTTTTCCATGTACATGTCCGGTGCCCGCAGGAAACTCCCCTTTTCCCCGGCAGCCAGCACGGACAGGGCGTTGGACTGCCCCATGGCGGTCATACGGGTCCCTTCGATGGGATCGACGGCGATATCGACCTCATCGCCGCCGCGACCGACCTGCTCGCCGATATAGAGCATGGGTGCGTCATCAATCTCCCCTTCGCCGATGACAATCTCACCCCTGATCTCTGTTTTATTGAGCAGGCAGCGCATCACTTCAACCGCCGCTCCGTCCGCGGCATTTTTATCGCCCCGGCCCAGCCATTTGTAACCTGCCAACGCCGCCCCTTCGGTGACTCGGGAGAAGGCCATTGCTAAATCGCGATTCATTCGACAAACTCCATAAAAAAAGTATTGAAAATTCCGGCGCGAAATTCTAGCACATCTTAGCGAGAAGGTTGCCATTTTTAACCTGACCGCTGGGAATCTCCGAAAATTCTTTAGTCCAAACCGGTAAAAAGACATCAAGGCATCAGCGCAAAACTTTATCTTTTTGCTACCGTCTCAACCCGCTGCTCAAGCTTCCTCCCGCGCCAAAGCCATCTTCTACTGAACTGATTTTAGGTTCTTTTTCGCCACAGCCGCAGACATTGTCAAATCCCGCGAACCTCTCGATGCGGTTTTCCTCCCGGGATGCTGGCAGCAACCCATCAGAACCTTGAAGTCATGAATTTTGGACGACATTATCAGCAGATCTTTACTTTTTGCTGCAAAAAAACTAAACTGCTGCGAGATCCTGTCAGGAAGCAAACTTCAGGCAGACTAAAGTTCATCCGAGCATCACCCCCCCAACAAACTAAATAATAAGCCTTTACCGTTCCGGGAACCGTCTCTTGGCTTGTTGACTTTTTGTTCCTTTTTTCAGGAGCTGACTCGGGAAACCCATAAACGCAGGATAAGAACAGATGAAGACTACAGGCATGCCGCCCGCTCAGGGCCTTTACGATCCAGCCAACGAACACGACAACTGTGGTGTCGGCTTTGTCGCCAACATCAAAGGCCGGAAAAGTCATAGTATTGTTAAACGTGGTATTGAAATCCTCTGCAATCTGACCCATCGTGGGGCCGTGGGCGCCGACCCGCTGGATGGTGACGGCGCAGGGCTGATGATTCAGATGCCTGACGCTTTTTATCGCGAAGTCTGTGACTTCGAACTGCCGGCAGAAGGTGAATACGGCGCGGGAATCGTCTTTTTGCCCCGCAAGCAAACCGATCGTGAAACCTGCATCGAAGTCTTCAACCGCGAACTTCAGCGGGTCGGCTGTGCCGTACTCGGCTGGCGTGAAATCACCACCGACGGCAGCACCATCGGCCGCAATGCCCGTTCGGCGGAACCCCATGTCATGCAGGTCTTCGTCGGCCGCGGCAGCGTTGAAACGGCCCAGCTCGAACTGATGCTGTACCTGGCCCGCAAGCGCACCGAAAATGCCATCCGCAAAGATAAGCTGGCCGGAGACGAGATGTTTTACGTCTGTTCCCTGTCCAGCCGCACCATTCTTTATAAAGGAATGCTGCTGTCCGAACAATTGAACACCTTTTTCCCGGAACTGGATGACGAACGCCTGGTCAGTGCCATCGCCTTTGTCCATCAGCGCTACAGTACCAATACCTTCCCAACCTGGGATCTGGCCCAGCCGTTCCGCTATGTCGCCCATAACGGTGAAATCAACACCCTGCGCGGCAATATCAACCGGATGCGCGGGCGGACCGCCCTGTTCGCCCACATGGACCTGGCCGAAGGGGTGGCCGACCTGGACCCGGTGATCATCGAGGGGAGTTCAGACACCGCCTGTTTCGATAATGCTCTGGAGCTGTTGGTGGTGACCGGCCGCAGTCTGGCCCACTCTCTGGCCATGATGGTCCCGGAAGCCTGGGCCTCCAAAGCCAACCTCCACCCGCATGTCAAAGGTTTCTTCGAATATCATGCGACCATGATGGAGCCCTGGGACGGTCCGGCCAACATCGTGGCCTGCGACGGCAAACAGGTGGTGGCCATCCTCGACCGTAACGGCCTGCGTCCGGCCCGCTACTGGGTTACCGCGGACGATGAAATCATCTACGCCTCGGAGGCCGGGGTGCTGGATATCCCGCCGGAAAAAATTCTCCGCAAAGAGCGTCTGGCTCCCGGAAAAATGATTCTGGTCGATGTTGAAACCGGCGAGTTCCAGGAAGACCAGGAGATCAAACATGACCTGGCCGCAGCCCATCCCTATTCATCCTGGGTCAGCGAATACCTGATCCGCCTCGACGATCTGCCGGCCCCGGCCACCAAACGGGTCCCGGGACTCAGCGAACTGCGGCGGACCCAGGGCAGCTTCGGCTACACCCTGGAAGAAATGCGCATGATCATGGCGCCGATGGCCCTCAACGGGCAGGAACCGGTCGGCTCCATGGGGACCGACACCCCGGTTGCGCCGCTGTCCAAAAACAGCAAACTGCTCTATTGGTATTTTAAGCAGTTGTTTGCCCAAATCACCAACCCGCCCATCGATCCGTTGCGCGAAGAGGTGGTCATGAGCCTCACCCAGTACCTGGGGCCGGCGCGGAACATCCTGATGCCGGGACCGGAACACTGCCAGATGCTGGAGCTGGACCACCCGATCATCACCAACGATGTGCTCGAGCAGTTGCGCCACAGCGACCTGCAGAACTTCCGCGGCACCACCCTGAGTACCCTGTTCGACGCCCAGCAGGGTCCCGCCGGGCTGGAAAAACGCCTGGAAGAACTCTTTGTCGAAGCCGAGGTTGCCGTTGACGCGGGGCGCACCATTCTGGTGCTGTCCGACCGCGGAGTCTGTACCGAGAAAGCCCCGATCCCGGCGCTGCTGGCCCTGGCCGGCATTCATCACCACCTGATCCGGGCCGGCAAACGCAGCCAGTGCTCGCTGATCGTGGAAACCGGCGAGGCCCGCGAAGTCCACCACTTCGCCCTGCTGATCGGATTCGGCGCCGCGGCCATCAATCCATACCTGGCCTTCGAAACCCTGCAGGACATGGTCAACCAGGGCTTACTGCCCGGTTTTGATGGCAATGACCAGGCCGATGAAAATACCGACGTGGTCAATAAATATATCCAGAACTTCATCAAGGCCGCGGGCAAAGGCCTGCTCAAAGTCTTCTCCAAAATGGGGATCAGCACCCTGCAGAGTTACTGCAGCGCGCAGATTTTTGAAATTGTCGGCCTGAATGAAGAGTTCACCGGCAAATACTTCCCCGGAACCGCCAGCCGCATCGGCGGGGCCGGAATCACCGAAATCGCCACCGAGAGCTTGCTCCGCCACCGGGTCTCCTTTACCGACCAGATTGACATCAACCGTGACCTGGAGCGGGGTTCAGAGTACCACTGGCGCCGCGACGGCGAACTGCACCTGATGAATCCCGAGGTGATCGCCTTGCTGCAGCACGCGGTCCGCTCCGGAGACCGTGAAGAGTTCAAGCTCTTCTCGCGGATGGTCGATGATCAGAGCGAACAGCTCTACACTCTGCGCGGCCTGTTCAAATTCAAGAAGCTGAATCAGCCCGTGCCATTGGACGAAGTCGAACCGGCCAGCGCCATTGTTAAACGTTTCTGCACCGGGGCCATGAGCCTGGGGTCGATCTCGAGCGAAGCCCATGAGACCCTGGCCATCGCCATGAACCGCATCGGCGGCAAATCGAACACCGGTGAAGGGGGCGAAGATCCGCGCCGTTATACTCCGGACGCCAACGGCGATCTGCGCCGCAGCGCCATCAAGCAGGTGGCGTCCGGCCGCTTTGGGGTCACCCCCCACTACCTGGTCAACGCCGACGAGCTGCAGATCAAAATCGCCCAGGGCGCAAAGCCGGGTGAAGGCGGCCAGCTGCCGGGTCACAAAGTCAGTGAATATATTGGCGAGCTGCGCTACAGCGTGCCCGGTGTGACCTTGATCTCACCGCCGCCGCACCATGACATTTACTCCATTGAAGATATGGCCCAGCTGATTTTCGACCTGAAAAACTGCAACCCCGAGGCCGATATCACGGTCAAGCTGGTCAGCGAAGTCGGTGTCGGTACGGTTGCCGCCGGGGTCAGTAAAGGGCACGCGGAGCGGGTCATCATCTCCGGCTATGACGGCGGAACCGGCGCTTCGCCGATCTCCTCCATCAAGCACGCCGGCATGCCCTGGGAGATCGGCTTGGCCGAAACCCAGCAGACCCTGGTCCTCAATGACCTGCGCGGCCGGATTATCGTGCAGACCGACGGCCAGTTGCGGACCGCCCGGGACGTAGTCATCGC encodes the following:
- the gltB gene encoding glutamate synthase large subunit, which codes for MKTTGMPPAQGLYDPANEHDNCGVGFVANIKGRKSHSIVKRGIEILCNLTHRGAVGADPLDGDGAGLMIQMPDAFYREVCDFELPAEGEYGAGIVFLPRKQTDRETCIEVFNRELQRVGCAVLGWREITTDGSTIGRNARSAEPHVMQVFVGRGSVETAQLELMLYLARKRTENAIRKDKLAGDEMFYVCSLSSRTILYKGMLLSEQLNTFFPELDDERLVSAIAFVHQRYSTNTFPTWDLAQPFRYVAHNGEINTLRGNINRMRGRTALFAHMDLAEGVADLDPVIIEGSSDTACFDNALELLVVTGRSLAHSLAMMVPEAWASKANLHPHVKGFFEYHATMMEPWDGPANIVACDGKQVVAILDRNGLRPARYWVTADDEIIYASEAGVLDIPPEKILRKERLAPGKMILVDVETGEFQEDQEIKHDLAAAHPYSSWVSEYLIRLDDLPAPATKRVPGLSELRRTQGSFGYTLEEMRMIMAPMALNGQEPVGSMGTDTPVAPLSKNSKLLYWYFKQLFAQITNPPIDPLREEVVMSLTQYLGPARNILMPGPEHCQMLELDHPIITNDVLEQLRHSDLQNFRGTTLSTLFDAQQGPAGLEKRLEELFVEAEVAVDAGRTILVLSDRGVCTEKAPIPALLALAGIHHHLIRAGKRSQCSLIVETGEAREVHHFALLIGFGAAAINPYLAFETLQDMVNQGLLPGFDGNDQADENTDVVNKYIQNFIKAAGKGLLKVFSKMGISTLQSYCSAQIFEIVGLNEEFTGKYFPGTASRIGGAGITEIATESLLRHRVSFTDQIDINRDLERGSEYHWRRDGELHLMNPEVIALLQHAVRSGDREEFKLFSRMVDDQSEQLYTLRGLFKFKKLNQPVPLDEVEPASAIVKRFCTGAMSLGSISSEAHETLAIAMNRIGGKSNTGEGGEDPRRYTPDANGDLRRSAIKQVASGRFGVTPHYLVNADELQIKIAQGAKPGEGGQLPGHKVSEYIGELRYSVPGVTLISPPPHHDIYSIEDMAQLIFDLKNCNPEADITVKLVSEVGVGTVAAGVSKGHAERVIISGYDGGTGASPISSIKHAGMPWEIGLAETQQTLVLNDLRGRIIVQTDGQLRTARDVVIAALLGAEEYAFATVALVTVGCIMMRKCHLNTCPVGVATQDAALRGKFAGKPEHVVNYFNFLAEEIRELLAELGVRSLDELIGQTQYLEMDQAIKHWKNQGLDYSRILVKPEVAPEVATRRIQGQDHGLDKQLDHQLINLAAPALERKEQVTIDLNIRNSNRTFGTMLSGMVAKLHGRDGLPDGTINVNLRGIAGQSFGAFLAPGINLHLVGEANDYVGKGMAGGRIVIRPDEKAPFVWHENSIAGNTVLYGATGGQAFFAGKAGERFCVRNSGVTAVVEGTGDHGCEYMTGGRVVCLGMTGRNFAAGMSGGFAYVLDEDNRFRRRCNPAMVDIEQMSADDEDVAWLKETIKTHYELTASPRAAEILAAWDEQLTRFVRVFPHEYRRVLAETAAKANTIKEAVHG